A part of Loxodonta africana isolate mLoxAfr1 chromosome 11, mLoxAfr1.hap2, whole genome shotgun sequence genomic DNA contains:
- the HRH4 gene encoding histamine H4 receptor isoform X1, producing the protein MLDTNHTNNFSPGTCITLAFLMTLLAFAIILGNAAVILAFVMDSKLRQRSSYFLLNLAISDFFVGAISIPLYIPYTLFNWDLRDELCTFWLLIDYLLCTASVYNIVLISYDRYQSVSNAVSYRAKQTEILKIVAPMVAVWVLAFLVHGPIILVSQSWKKDWKECEPGFFSVWYIIAITSFFEFLVPVILVAYFNVYIYRSLWKRGSLSRRQSHPPASSNDCGHSFKCRLFSRTSLPELEETGPPLRSEKQRRKGSLLLSLRTQINTQTIASQMLSLSRSDSVTHQRERLELLRAKKLAKSLAILLGVFAICWAPYSVSTIFLSYKNPKPYWYEIAFWLQWLNSFVNPFLYPLCHKRFQKAFLKIFCMKKKATSSHSPSVSS; encoded by the exons ATGTTAGATACTAATCATACAAATAATTTCTCACCAGGCACTTGCATTACTTTAGCATTTTTAATGACCTTACTGGCTTTTGCTATAATACTAGGAAACGCTGCTGTCATTTTAGCTTTTGTGATGGACAGCAAACTTAGACAACGGAGCAGTTATTTTCTTCTTAACTTGGCCATTTCTGACTTCTTTGTGG GTGCTATCTCTATTCCTTTGTACATTCCTTACACACTGTTCAACTGGGACTTGAGAGATGAGCTGTGTACATTTTGGCTCCTTATTGACTATCTTTTGTGTACAGCATCTGTGTATAACATTGTCCTCATCAGCTATGATCGATACCAGTCCGTCTCAAATGCT GTGTCTTATAGAGCTAAACAAACTGAGATCTTGAAGATTGTGGCTCCGATGGTGGCTGTCTGGGTGCTAGCCTTCTTAGTGCATGGCCCAATAATTCTAGTTTcacagtcttggaagaaagactggaAAGAATGTGAACCTGGGTTTTTTTCAGTCTGGTACATCATCGCTATCACGTCATTCTTTGAATTCCTGGTCCCAGTCATTTTGGTGGCTTATTTCAATGTGTATATTTACCGGAGCCTATGGAAACGTGGTAGTCTTAGTAGACGGCAAAGCCATCCTCCTGCCTCTTCCAACGACTGTGGACACTCATTCAAATGTCGACTGTTTTCGAGGACATCTCTTCCTGAACTGGAAGAAACAGGACCACCCCTTCGTtcagaaaaacagagaagaaagggaaGTCTCTTGCTGTCTTTAAGAACCCAAATAAATACCCAAACAATTGCTTCCCAGATGTTGTCCCTTTCCCGTTCAGATTCAGTAACCCACCAAAGGGAACGTCTTGAACTGCTCAGAGCCAAGAAATTAGCCAAGTCACTGGCCATTCTCTTAGGTGTTTTTGCCATTTGCTGGGCTCCTTATTCTGTGTCCACAATTTTTCTTTCCTACAAAAATCCAAAACCATATTGGTATGAAATTGCATTTTGGCTTCAGTGGTTAAATTCCTTTGTCAATCCTTTTTTGTATCCATTGTGTCATAAACGTTTTCAGAAGGCCttcttgaaaatattttgtatgaAAAAGAAAGCCACATCATCACACAGTCCATCGGTATCCTCTTAA
- the HRH4 gene encoding histamine H4 receptor isoform X2 — protein sequence MLDTNHTNNFSPGTCITLAFLMTLLAFAIILGNAAVILAFVMDSKLRQRSSYFLLNLAISDFFVGAISIPLYIPYTLFNWDLRDELCTFWLLIDYLLCTASVYNIVLISYDRYQSVSNAGVPETAPASWISQSGCWSQPCPLFVGRKHL from the exons ATGTTAGATACTAATCATACAAATAATTTCTCACCAGGCACTTGCATTACTTTAGCATTTTTAATGACCTTACTGGCTTTTGCTATAATACTAGGAAACGCTGCTGTCATTTTAGCTTTTGTGATGGACAGCAAACTTAGACAACGGAGCAGTTATTTTCTTCTTAACTTGGCCATTTCTGACTTCTTTGTGG GTGCTATCTCTATTCCTTTGTACATTCCTTACACACTGTTCAACTGGGACTTGAGAGATGAGCTGTGTACATTTTGGCTCCTTATTGACTATCTTTTGTGTACAGCATCTGTGTATAACATTGTCCTCATCAGCTATGATCGATACCAGTCCGTCTCAAATGCT GGAGTACCAGAGACAGCACCTGCCAGTTGGATCTCTCAAAGTGGCTGCTGGTCACAACCTTGCCCCCTGTTTGTTGGACGGAAACACTTGTAG